The genomic segment AATGTATTGAGAAAGCCAAGCAAATCAAAAGTTTCATCTATAATCGTGACAAAGTTGTGAATTTGATGAAAAATTTACCAACGATCGTGAATTGTTGAGACTAGGAATAACCCGTTTTGCTATAGAATTGATCTCAATTGAAAGTCTTATTCGGCATGCTTCATATTTGAAGAGAATGTGCGATTCCACTAAGTGAGAAGAAATCAATAATACCagcagaagaagaaaaaaagccGAAAAAATTACAGATATTATAATGGAAACAAGATTTTGGAAGAGAGCTCGTGATATTTGTGCTGCAATGGAACCACTTGTAAAAGTTTTAAGGTTTGTTGATCTAGACAAAAGCCCAACAATGACAAATACCTATGAAGCAATGGATAGAGCGAAATTGACAATAAAAAATACTAAAGATTGACAATCATATTGGGATGTCATTGATAATCGGTGGTACAATCAATTACACCAACATTTGCATATTgcagttaataatataatttatatgattaaatgtaaaaCACAGAGCATGTCATCAAAATCATTTATGTAttccatttttttaatttgcgattttgttttttatatttcaGCATATTTTCTAAATCCACCACTTCAGTATTCTGGAAATTGTGTTTATAATGACGAGGTCAGACAAGGAATAAAGGTTGCAATCAAGAGACTTGAACCAAACTTGAGTACTCAAGCTTCCGCGATTAGTGAggtatatacatatacatacatatatatgtatacatacatataaatatacatatacatacatatatattacaTGTATTAATTTTTCCtactatatatttcatatataaaTTGTAATAAATTTTTTCGTATTTTTCTTGTAGATTTAATTGTTCACGGAGCAGATAGGTGAATTTGGATCATCACTCGCAAAATTGGCAGTGAAAAAAAGTCTCCCGAGTTTTTTGTATTCTTTAAATGtagattttaatataaattgtaaatttaaaaatatgtatctTATTATGTTATTTGTATCAGCTGAATGGTGGAATGACTATGGTGGCGATGCTCCACACCTTAAAAAAATTGCAACAAAAGTTTTAAGCCAAACATACTCGTCTTCTGGGTGTGAGAGAAATTGGAGTACATGGTCTCTCATGCACACAAAGCTTCATAATCATTTGGTTGTAGAAAAGCTGCACAAATTAGTTTATGTTCATTATATCATGCGGCTCAGAATAAGAAACTCGATGTGTGGAAAAGAAGATGACGATTATTACAGCCCTATAGACCTCAACCACATTTTTCATGATGATGATATCTTAAGCGAATGGATAAGAGATATTGAACAGCCTGTTTTACAAGATGACGATTTGGCATGAATATATGAAAGAATTCAAAATATAGATGCTGAAAAAACCAACACAACAACTAGTGTTCAGAGTCGTGGAAAAAAGAAGAAACAGGCCCAAACGTCATCAAAATTGAAAAGGAATAAAATTTATATCGAGAGATGATAGTGAAGATAGTGGTGATATTGATGATACAAATGATagaaataatcaacaagaacgtGGAAAATATCACACAATTCATAAGATACAACAAATGATCAAAGTCATCAAGATGACCAACATATCAGAGGTATGACATGGGCAAAAAGAGATGAAAATTATTATACAACACAAGTTACTGATCATGGTTACCGTCCTTGAATTGAGGAACAACGTCGTTTCTTGGAAAGTTTATCAGAACTCTCTAGTGCCGATAATAAAGAACATTCAGGTGATTCTTCTCAACCATACATGGGTGTCGAAGAACATATAAGATGTCTTGGATTGGGGAGAAATCGAAAAATTCAAATGGGAGATAATTATGGATCGATGAGTTACAATTGGGACTCTCAACATGTTGGGTATGATCCAACTAGATATCAATCAGGTGGATATAGATATCAGGGTAATTACAATTCTAGACACGATTCTTTTGACAGATcatttgatttttcaaaatctGGTACACATGAAATTAGACATCGTGGATTTGATTATGAGCCGTCTCAATATATTGGTGATAGATACAATGAATCTTCATCCTCTATATGGTGTAGTGTTGAACGTCATGATCCCGAGTACATATCTTCAAGTATAGTTGATAGTGCTAGTGGGTATCATAGATTCAGATACTTTAATCGTCGTGACGAAACACTATTACAAAATCAATCATCTCATTCTAATGATCTTTCATCATCTGAATCTAATCAATATCCATATGTACAATTACGTCAATATCCAAATGCTCGAAATCAATTTAGTCAACGAGATACTCATGGAGAATATAATAATGATTTCGTTCCTCTGCGTCACACCTCATGATATTAGCATTGGTAAGTTAATTTTTAGTGTGTATTTCTTATTTGTGCTATTATTGTAAAATagttttgtattgatatattaatttgtaataacttcatatattttatgttttagtataatgtaatttatatttaaattttttagtaatttattaaatttttttatacaacTGTTCCGCGACATAATATTGGAACTGATAGTTTTTGTTCCAAGCACCGCAACGTTCCGGTGAACCATGATTATTCATGAATCCATCAAACTTCATGTACTATTGTTTTGGAacttgtttgagaccgtacaaggTCTTATAAAGTTTGCACACTATTTTATCTTTCTCTCATACTTCAAATCCCTATGacttctttatttttttcatctAGCTCACCATGAAGAAACAacttaatgaaattttaaatcaatTGCATTTGAGAGCAACCATTTTTGCTCACCCCAAAGAGATCACCATCATATAGGGATGTCAAAATAGGATCCGACTCGGTTCGACCTGAAAAATCAAGTTTGAGTTGGGGTTTTCAGGTTTGGGTCAGATCGGGTTGGACTCGATATCTGACCCGAAAAAGTAATTGACTTCGGGTCGGGTTAGGGTCAACTCGAGATgactcaaaaaaattatttttaatatatatatatatatatatatatataattaataatattctctacattttaatatattgtatgtttgaagaaaaaatttgtatatttatatcataaattttcattatttaaaatttattttgtacatttctttccttttaaaaacaatttttatttgatttagtaaatatacttttaatgTTTTATAATTAGAGTTTCGgatttaaatcttttataatGGAggttttgttattatgtgtttaaattaaaatattatttttcgaatttttatttaattattttaaaaaataaaatcggtTTGATTTAGTTTGATCGGGTTGAGTAGAGTTAATCGGGTTCGGATTTGGGTTGAGCAGTTTTTTGATACTATCACATGTCAACCCGACTCGAATCCGCCCAAATTGACACCCCTACTGTTATATCCGTGATTTACTAAGTCTTTGAGCCATGATGTTTGTGCGGAGCATTGTGGCATGTTGCAGAGTGCATGTGGCATCGGTTGGATTGGATTAGCTAAGTGTATAAACGACTAACACATTTGGAAGAGTGTGCTAGAGGCAGCTTGGTGTTGGAAGACTTGGACTTAGCTGTGCAAGCAAGTCGACTCGAGTTGGTGAATGCCTTGGACACGTGTAAGCTTTGAATCTGATGTTTGGGCAGTTGTGTGGACGTTTTGGGACACTTGGCCAACGTAAAGGACAAGTGGCAGGAAGACAAGCATACAATCTGGCAGCAATTAGGGTTGTTCTTATCCAGACAAAGCAATTAGACTTGACAAGTGACATTTCCAGGAGCAGTTACTCGAGTTTATCTGATAATGTTGCCTTGTATTTCGTTTATATTAGCCATGAGTTGCACAAGGCTTTGATAAACACGAGTGTTAAGCCTTTTTGTGTGCAAGCCATTGGCagattattttattgtattgtgAAATTTTGTGTTAGTGCAAAGTTGGGCAGATTGCCTGATAATGTCATTTGCAATTGTTATTCTTCTTGCTTGCTTGGCTTATGTGAGTTATATTCAGAAAATATAATCAAACACAAGTGTGATTAAACTTGAGAGGATGGTAGGCTTGAATGTGCAAGTCTACCTGCACAAGGTTTGAAAAAATTAGCAATAATCAGCTGTATTACTTTGAAAGTAATTTAAAGTCATCTTAGATTCAACTCCTTTCTGTGCTTTTGTATCTAATTTAtgtagttatttttataaaataatgtgTTCAAGTAAGCTATACATGTTACGATTGATGCGACAACTGTTGTTTGTACAATTCGAGCTAATCTTTTGATGTTCTTCATCTATAAAATATGAAAACTATGAGATAAAAAGACAAATTAGTCGTCTAGGCCTCCGACAATACCAAACCATCTCTTGGACAACCAAATAACATAATCAATGGGATGATGACCTAGAGTTGGTTTAATTCTACTATATTTGTGTGTATAATACTGGATTATGATTTGGGATTGCTACTTTTCTACATGATATATACTCTAGTTTTCCATGTTAATACATATGTAaagaaccaaaaaaaaaaaaaaacaagagctCGAGGATCAGTCGTCCCCATATCCTCCAGGTCCTTAAAGAGAAACCTCGCTGAAACAAATTTAGGCATATTATaaattgagtaggtctcttgtgaaacggtctcacgaatttttatctatgagacgggttaaccctatcgatcttcacaataaaaagtaatactcttagcataaaaataatactttttcatggataacccaaataagagattcgtctcacaaaatacgatccgtgaaactgtctcacacaagtttttgctttataaatttGGTTAGTTTCTTTAatggaatgaatattaaaatcatatagataaaaaaaatacataattacATATATTTTGGACAACGctatcatgaaaaataataaatttaaacaagTTAAAAGATGAATTGGGCTTTTTCCAACAATCCAATATTGTTTGGATCGGTATCATAGTGTGCGTGGGCTCGATCCATTTGGTctgctaattcatttcttcGTCGACTTCTTTCTCCCTTTGTGCTTCGAATCTCAACAGACATTTCACTCCCATTTTTCTCAGAAAAAAATCAGAATCTTACTGAAATTTGATCGAAGAACTCTGTAATTGGGGAGATGAAGCTGCGGTACGCAATGGTATGTTCGTCGAATCAGAATCGAAGCATGGAGGCACACGCGCTGCTGAAGAGGGAGGGTTTCGACGTGGCATCGTACGGCACTGGGCAGCACGTTAAGCTCCCTGGACCTTCTCTCAGAGAACCAAATGTGTACGATTTCGGAACCCCGTATAAGCACATGCTCGATGATCTTCGTCGCAAAGACCCCGAGTTGTAAGACTTCCGCGAATCACTTGCTGATGTCGTTCGATTCTTTTTACGTTGGTACTTTTTGTTCATCGTTTGTTTGATTTGGATATCACATTGTATTCTGCTGGTGTTGATTTCGGGTTCTTATCTGGAATTATGATATTTGGTTGgtaacttttttatttttgtgtaCTTGAAGTCTTTAACTTTGTGTGTGGATTGCTTATTATTTTCCGTGAAACGAAAGTTACGATGGTAATGAGAAAACAAGGATGAAGATGCTGTCTTTCTAGTATTATGAAGAAAAACTATACGATAATCTCACTCAGCACCACTTTTTTTGGCTTACATTGGGTTAATACGGTTGAAGCTTCATAATGTTTTTAAATCCTGTCACCAGCTTTCTCATTGAGTTGCATAGATGGGCAGGTATCGCAGAAACGGAATACTGCCAATGCTTAAGAGGAACGTATCAGTAAAAAGTACCCCTCAGCGATGGCAAGAAAATGCATCTGATGGTGTCTTTGATGTCGTACTTACATTTGAAGAAAAAGTTTTTGATATGGTTGTTGAAGGTTTGCTTGTCTACTATCTTCTTTAGTTGAAATTCAGTGATAGATTGCATATGGGTGTCATATTTGGATTTCATTTGTTGGAAACTTTTATGGCTTTTTACTGGTGAATTTTAGACTTACGTTGCTTCAGTATGCAAGCCATGAGAAAAAATTGTGGTCTAGATTTTCTTTGGTTTTGTTGCAAAGTAGTTTTGATATTCCTTTTGGGTAAACAATGGCTACTTAGGATATAAAATCGATTAGCTTGAAATTTTACTTTATGCAGCACGTGTTTCTTAAGTGATTTTTTTAAGAGCTGATGTTCTGTTTTGCTATAAAAATAGTATTGAGTATGTCTGTATGtgctttttatttgtttttaaacgATAAGTTGAAGCTCTAAAAGCTACACTTTGACTTTTGAATTGACTCTTTTTAAGCATGATTTTTAATCTATCTTCTCTATCCAGAGATAACCGAAGTTTATGATGATTTACCAGCCATTTGCTGCAAAAAATCACCACCAAACATTAAGCATCAATTGCGTATTAGTCTGTCCAAAGTTAGTGATAGAAATGACAGTCTTAGTGAGATGAGATGGGATGGGATTGAAATATCAAGGTTGAAGTGGATCAAAACATGACAAAAAGCGTTTTAGCTCATATAATGTCATTGCTTTTAAGTATGGAGCATGGGTGAAATGTTTATAACACTGAACAGAACTCATCAAGTAGCATTGTGACTCCTGAGCTATAGGGGAATGTTCATGACCAATCACAGTTAGTGAATGAGCTCTCAGCTGATGTTAAAGTAGCTCTCAGCTGATGTTATAGTAGCTTGCTATCTAATATGGTAGATGCTATGCTTTACATGGTGacatggttcatatcatgctatAAACTATATGTATTTACTGACAGCGCTTGCATAAAAAAAACCCCCCTTAGTTGTAGGCTTGCACTCATTTAAGggatcattttttaaaatttcatgtttaatttttatggaAAAAGGGAATTCCCCCAATACACTAAGTTGCTCTTCATTAAAATTTCTGTTTCAAGTCTTTTTCTTCCAAAATATGCTATTATAACCGCCTGTCCTTAAAACACTGCAGATCTACATAACAGAAATCATGTGCTTATGAAGCTTGTTTTAGTAATCAATCTGGAAGTAAAAGATAACCACGAGGAGGCAGCTACAGGTGGCCGCCTTGCTTTACAATTATGCCAAGAGGTACCCATACTTTTCTAGTCTGCTCGATAAAATCGCAtactttttctattttctagtcTACTGAATGTTCGACTGCTTATCAGTAACACAACCATATATAATATGCAGTTTGAGATGACTGAAAATTGGGAGGATTGCGTGGATGAGATCATCATAAATTTCGAGAGGCAAAATCACAGGAAACTGCTGTACACCATCTCTTATTACTGATGCTTGCATTTGATATGTTCTCAAATTCGATAAGCTCGAATACCAATTTAATATATTTCGAGCCGACTCGAAAAACTCACAGAGAAGCTCAGTTTGTTTACATCCTTAATTGTAATAGTAATAACAGTATTATGAAATTATTCGACGATCTTTTTCACTTGTCAATAATTTCCATTCCCTAAAAAAATAGTTATTCAGCTCGATGGAATTTAGTCAATGCGTGTTTTTAAATGAATTGGGAGAGTAACATGTGAATCCAAGTGGACTAACATTGTTGATATGTATGTTAAATAGAAAATAACAAATTGTCAATGGAAAATTTGAtgattagttttaaaaaaaaaattaaatcaatccatcctttttttacattttaatttattttcaatttatagaGTTTTAGTGGGCTAATAATTGTGTTTTTACCACTGTGAATCATCAAAAGTTCTTGAAACTCCATGTAATTTTAATAGGCTAATAATTCATCCATTGTTTCAAAAATTGGCTCACAATTTGAAGATTTTTTAAACTTAAAGTACAGTAAATGTCCTTTAAttcaatattaaaatagttGGCTTCAATGTTCATTTGAGTTATCTTCTTCCGTTCATCAATAGATTTTTTTTCTCACAGATCCAAAAAATTAACCACTACCACTATGAACCGCTTGGATTTAAGATACCCAACGTCTCAAGTCTGTTCTTGCAACAATAGGGTTGATATCAGGTCATGTTGTCCGAAAAGAAGATGATGTGATCCGGGTGAAATGAGTGAGccgggtcgggtgctccaccggatctgctatcagTATGATGAGGGAAATAAGAGCAAAATGTTCGGAATAGAAGCTTTCTTCCTTAGGCAGCCGAAAGATCTGCAAACAAGAAAacaaccacgtgaatgggcgccggaggggtatCCAGCGTGatcactccgatgcttaagtcagtgaaggACTCAAGCTATAAACCAATGTAACCAGGTGATGGTTGTGAGATTGGTGTGGAAGGTGAGTAGTAAATGAACAATAAATGTGTACATTCAATATCTGAATAGAATCATAAATGCAAAGAGTGAACATGATATTTATAATAGAGGatgtaatgatgacctcgttctttgtgttgatcattaattatagtaggacggctgaTTATATCCTattattctgacatgtcaaatctcctTCTAGTCACATCCAGCCCGCCTGATTTTGTCATCCACTTGTATTagtgtcagagataggtcggtCGCATACACCATACTTTGTCGGCGTAATTAAATGCGGCACTCATATCGAAGCGGCTCGGGTAGAATATCTCTCGGGAATTTACATGAGAGCCCGGGCATCCAATAGCCCAGGTAGGTTAAGTCCCGGGTGTTTCAATGGCCTGGCCTTTCGACTGGCCTCTTTATATATTCTCCCTGTCAAGTCATACTCACAACGTACCGAACAGCTTGAGATCCAGATTTCTACTCAGATTATCGTCTTATTGACCCGGGAATAATCCATCCTCTTGACCCGGGCACTATCCATGGCCCGGCTCCATGGCCCGGGACATCCCGGGCATTATCCATGACCCAGGACATCCCGGGTTatcatcactccctccttaaatagtcggACTAGAGTCGTACTCGCTGTCTCGATCAGTCTTGTGTGCCCGGTTAGGACAAATAATTTGTCGTTTAGTCTCCCCGAGATGATCAGAATGATGTCACTCTATCAGAGCTGACGTAAGCCCTAGAATTAAAATCTTTTCAGAGACTCTTCGTTTTCCGAGAAGATAAATCATCATGGTGCCTCGAATCTCGCGcctgtcttttcaaatatcaCGCGCGATTTTCAAGGTTAATCTTATTCGTTCATTAGTTTTGTGATCAACGGTTTAGATTAGTACCCATCTTCTATATATATTCTTGCTCCGAATTCATTCAGAACTTTTTACTTCTCGCGCTCTTACTCTCCTGCACTTCATCCTTTCCGGCGACGTTTCAGGCGATTTCTCCGTTTCAGTCACCAGTCATCACCTTCACCTCCTTTTTCCTGTAAGTTTCTTCCCCACTTCCTTTTTTTCAGGGCTTGCTGATGCTCATATCTACTTATGAGCAGGTGGCTATTGCAGCCAGGCAAGCAAATAACCAGGCCTCCAATGCCCGGGGGATGTATGACCAGCTTCAAGAGGAGTTGGGCCGAATAAAAGAGTTTCACAAACATGTCTTGGCCCGGGAGAAAGCTGGCTGGAAACAGCAAGTAGACCTGGTCCAGGCAGAATTGGCTGAGGCCCGGTCAGAATTAGAGTTGGCCCGAAAAGCCCTTGTTGACCACTCGACCACTGCTAAGCTAGAGGTGCAGGCGGCTAAAGAAGAAGCGAAATTCTCCCGGGCCCGAGCTGAAGAGGCGATTGCTGCTCTAGAGCTTCAGAAGTCTTCCCATGAGGAGAGGATGGCTCAATTTTTCTGAAGTCCAAGGAGTTTAAAAAGATGGTGGCTGACAGAGCCTTTATTTATTTCGACTTGGGCTTCAACAAATGCTTGGAGCAATTCCAAGAAGCAGGCCTTGCTCTTACTGACTAGGAAGACTTTCCTGACTTGATGAAGGCGGCTGCTTCTCTTCCGGAGGACGAGAAGGAGGAAAAGGATCCCAAAGTAGATtaggattttttttattctcGGGCTTCCGGGCAGTCTGTAATTGTCTTTTTTTGtttaatgaaaatattccctCTTTCCTTTGTTGCATATAATAACCGTCTTAAAATATTCCCAAGTGTTGCAGATGACTTGGAACTTTCCTCAAATATCCTTATGGATTTTAACCAAGCACATTAAGACTTGGGGTATAATCCCTTGAGTTCAACAAATAATCAATCTTGTTAAATAATCGGGgtgcgggtccccgggccagggtacgggtccctagTCTTAGTAGATGATCGAGGTGCGGGTCTCCGAGCCAAGGTACGGATCCTTGGACTTAATAGATGACCGGGGTGCGGGTCCTCGGGCCAAGGTACGGGTCTTTGGACTTAGTAGATGACCGGGgtgcgggtccccgggccaaggtacaggtccctggacttaatagacaTTTCCTTgaatattttctttatttgatgcAAGTAACAAGTATAGAgacttttaaacataatatttcttCAAATGAAATGTATTCCACGGTCTCTTAAGGGAGTACCCCTGAGGATCTTCCAGGTAGTAAGCTGCACCCGAGCTGACTCGCTGAATGACTTTGAAAGGTCCTTCCCATCGTGCTTCTAATTTCCCCACATCTCCTACTGGCTTCACCTTTTTCATAACTAGATCTCCGACTTGGAAATCCCGTGCTCGAACGTGTCTATTGTTGTGACGCCCGGTTTAGGAATTCATCATTATTCCCTTACTCAGTGCCACATTTTTTACAATCTTTCTTTATTGAtctgctatttttatttttaccattattattattaaaaagacattgtagatagaaatttaaatattttctactGTCATTTAAAGATTATCTACAAATATttacttttttattattttacagcggaagtttaacatttatttataaacagatcatcccaactttcaaatgctcttatttcagcttcaGTTATTTTCCTCATGTTCCAATTCTGGGGTTCCTGTGTCTGGAAATTACAATAGACGAAAAGAAACAGAGGGTTAAGTCTTTGAGGACTCAGTGAGTTTAAATTAGTAGATAgctttgaaataaattaaaatagcgCTTCGTTATAATTATGCATGAAGTAATAGGCATAACAATTGAGATGTTATGAATGCTATGCAATGGAATAATAGATAAATGAAAATTCCATAAATTAACATTGATGGCTCTAATTGAGCACTTTTTACGAGCCAGGTGAACCATTCTCCGGACCGAAATATTCGGTCTTCAGATGAACCATATACCCGGGACTTTTGACCCGTTGTTCATTGGACTCATTTTCCGGGCCGAAGCCACGTTGTCCAGAGGACTCAATTTCCGGACTGAAATCCGTTGTCCATGACTCCATTCGTTAATGGTATATCAAtccattcataaatatgcaagaaaatatatcagtaaTTGAAATGAATTGTAGATGATAtttgaacattaaataaatgctattgAAATTTCCAGGCCAAATGCCAAAGGCTTTAATAGAAGAATGAATAGTAATTTCCTCACCTGATAACTTACAGTTTAGGCTTGATTAGTAATCTGAATTGTTGAAGCAAGTcctaaaatatattatgaatgatatttatatgttagagtTTTAAATAAATAGCCGATCATTTAcagattattttttttgttcataatttaacccggttgattttatttaagtttgcaaaattcatattaattagaAGATATCTCCAAACATTACGAAAGTTGGCCAAAAAGTCGGAAATATCATTAGAAAAGTTCGGCCACCGGAAAACCGGCGATACGGCGGCGCGTGAGATACACGCACCGACGGTTCCGACGCGTGGGTGGCCTTCCGGCGGCCACGCGCAGCCGGATTTTTTCCAGATTATGTAACTTTTTATGATCTTGAATTCTTATGTTGAAAGTATTTTCAAATTCCTACCCGATCAATACCAGATTTAAATATCGTCCTATGGTGAACTAAGGTACTCCGGCATTCCGAAAAAGTTAATTCCGACAATATTTTGGGACGATGGACGGTATGTACCTTATCTATACAACAAGAGGTACAACTTTTGTGTTCAAGTCAACCTCTAATTTGGTGTGTAGCTGCTATAAGAAAAATGAGCAAAAAGTACCTAGCTTGAATACGGGATTCCGTCGTCGTTTCTCGGAATATCTTTGCTTGATTTTCTTGCTTTTGATTGATCCTCTTACATCACCTCCAGCGCTATATTGTTTCACGAAATGAGGTGAATAGTTGGTGATTTATTGGAATTTTTCGGAAAAGTTTATGAATTTTCCTCTATTTTTTCTTCCTCTTTTCCCTTTCCTCCTCCTTTCGTTTCCTTTTTTCTCTCGGATTTCTTCGGTTGGTTTCAAGTGAAaatgaaaaggtttcagtcatatATATATAGCCGAGGGTCCAAGCTTTTccatatcaatttttttattttttattattattatttttaaatggaaaaattatcatgtttatccaaactttattattattatattcttgtatctgattattatattatattaaacctATGTATTGAACCTAATTATAAATTATCGTACTTAATTACTTAATATATATGTTgagtttaattataatattttattatattttgagtATTCGTTTTTGGAATGAGAACCTCATAGTActtgatgaatttttaagtgtattgtgatgtattttaatgtatttctagatactttggacaaataaaatttgtagcGAAAAATAAtgtgaaaaattttaaaaataaaaataataaaatttagttatattaataaacttttaaatgcatttatgcaCCTTTGTTTGGGGTGTCACAATATGCCCTCCTTTTAAAAATCTGGTCCCCAGATTTAAGAGTTATTGGAATAAATACGGATATTGGCTTCTCATATCTTTCTCTGTTTCCCACGTTGCTTCTTCAATGTTGTGGTTTCTCCATAAGACTTTTATCAACTGAATTGGTCGACCACGAAGTTCCTTTATCCTTTGGTCTAAAACATCCAC from the Primulina tabacum isolate GXHZ01 chromosome 16, ASM2559414v2, whole genome shotgun sequence genome contains:
- the LOC142530140 gene encoding uncharacterized protein LOC142530140; this translates as MKLRYAMVCSSNQNRSMEAHALLKREGFDVASYGTGQHVKLPGPSLREPNVYDFGTPYKHMLDDLRRKDPELYRRNGILPMLKRNVSVKSTPQRWQENASDGVFDVVLTFEEKVFDMVVEDLHNRNHVLMKLVLVINLEVKDNHEEAATGGRLALQLCQEFEMTENWEDCVDEIIINFERQNHRKLLYTISYY